A stretch of Dioscorea cayenensis subsp. rotundata cultivar TDr96_F1 unplaced genomic scaffold, TDr96_F1_v2_PseudoChromosome.rev07_lg8_w22 25.fasta BLBR01001322.1, whole genome shotgun sequence DNA encodes these proteins:
- the LOC120256177 gene encoding receptor-like protein 19: MACLLRVVLFDILVVLAFPAACYVHGIISCIETERIALLSIKAGMWSSSSSNNNNNNETFLSSWTGHDCCHWRGVSCNHATGHVTKLDLQYPYDDPIPPPSKLNSSLVQLHHLKHLDLSMNNFEICPIPDFIGSLANLKYLNLSNARFSGIIPHTLGKLSRLRYLDLTTYYFTNLKANNLHWLSGMTSLHYLDLSGVDLSNVHGWLHDINMLSSLLVLKLSRAQLRADAGGINDTALLHHHLNFTSLRVLDLSANYDLNITLLQWLFNLNSLVHLDLSFCALHGKLPVAIGNLSSLKVLSLVDNSFDGVIPESLGNLGSLERLDLSQNDLNGSIPESLCNLTNLVYFDLSSNQVQGRIPTSIGNLRNLQYFDLSRNMISGAFPESFGNLTLLQYFDGTRGNNLSGKLPETVGNLVHLQFLDLSQNAISGKLPDSLGNLRQLQQFRMPGNGITGKLPESAGKLSSLWELDLSKNNINGTLPKGMGNLCKLQTLDFTSNSISGGIDDLIDGLSKCRENKYGSASESSEGLTTLRLGNNKLNGTVPEKIGQLSKLSVLHLSSNSLMGVLTESHFANLTNLAYLDFSYNSLQLNVSENWKPPFNCKTIRMCSCKVGPIFPTWVKTQTQLGDLCLSDAGISGNIPAWFWDLSSTTQYLLNLSNNNLEGRLPTSLKNYIFSLIDMSSNKFEGPLPELNPTALFVVDLTNNTFSGSIPSYFAAATHIQVFSLSDNHVNGSIPSFFCKLTTLTLFDVSNNDMSGALPNCWNVASALEIIDLSDNNFTGKIPGGLMSFTNLQSLHLRNNGFSGDLPLSLKMANKLVTLDIGENKLSGSIPTWFGESLSSLIVLRMRSNLFEGVIPEQLSKLSSLQILDLAHNNLSGCIPHSFGDFKAMAVTNHYKWWSLLSIFSEVFSPYSIYGSAPDSFAYSESLLISAKGLQMEYSKVLSLVTSMDLSNNKLSCELPEELTKLHGLHFLNLSHNHFNGKIPQSINDMEQLESLDLSENNLFGTIPSGMSTLNFLGYLNLSHNNLSGKIPSGGQLQTFDPSAYNWNHDLCGSPLQNCANETHYSQGANEKEGKEDWSEMLWLYIGLAMGFITGFWMIIGTIIMKKSIRIAYFRTIDKVYDYLYVKMVLYSRRFKSTFSRRN; encoded by the coding sequence ATGGCTTGTCTCTTACGTGTTGTTTTGTTTGACATCCTTGTTGTTTTAGCATTCCCTGCAGCTTGTTATGTCCACGGAATAATAAGCTGCATTGAAACTGAAAGGATAGCTCTTCTCAGCATTAAAGCAGGCATGtggagcagcagcagcagcaacaacaacaacaacaacgaaaCCTTTCTCTCATCTTGGACTGGTCATGACTGCTGCCATTGGAGGGGAGTGTCATGCAACCATGCAACTGGCCATGTCACCAAGCTTGATCTCCAATACCCTTATGATGATCCCATACCACCACCAAGTAAGTTGAACTCTTCTCTCGTTCAGCTTCACCATTTAAAGCACTTGGATTTGAGCATGAACAACTTTGAAATATGCCCCATCCCAGACTTTATTGGCTCTCTTGCCAACCTGAAGTATCTTAACCTCTCTAATGCCAGATTCAGTGGAATCATTCCTCATACCCTTGGAAAACTATCACGCTTGCGCTACCTTGATCTTACAACTTATTATTTCACCAATCTAAAAGCTAATAACCTCCATTGGCTCTCTGGAATGACTTCTTTGCATTACCTTGACTTGAGTGGAGTGGACCTTTCTAATGTTCATGGTTGGCTTCATGACATTAATATGctctcttctcttcttgttttgaAACTCTCTCGTGCTCAACTCCGAGCTGATGCTGGTGGTATTAATGATACTGCTCtgcttcatcatcatctcaACTTCACATCTCTTCGTGTGCTTGACCTCTCTGCGAATTATGATCTGAACATCACTCTCCTTCAATGGTTGTTCAATCTCAATAGCCTTGTTCATCTTGATCTTTCATTCTGTGCTCTGCATGGCAAGTTGCCAGTAGCCATTGGTAACTTGAGTAGCTTGAAAGTCTTGAGCTTGGTTGATAACTCTTTTGATGGAGTGATTCCAGAGTCCTTAGGAAATCTTGGTAGCTTGGAGAGACTTGATTTGTCACAAAATGATCTGAATGGAAGCATTCCGGAATCTCTTTGTAATCTTACAAATTTAGTGTATTTTGATTTGTCCAGCAACCAAGTTCAGGGACGAATTCCTACAAGCATTGGGAATCTAAGAAACCTGCAATACTTCGATTTGTCAAGGAATATGATCAGTGGAGCGTTTCCTGAATCCTTTGGCAATCTCACACTTTTGCAGTATTTTGATGGGACTAGAGGTAACAATCTCAGCGGCAAATTGCCTGAAACTGTAGGAAATCTTGTTCACCTTCAGTTTTTAGATTTGTCTCAAAATGCAATAAGTGGAAAGTTACCAGATAGTCTTGGAAATCTCAGGCAATTGCAGCAGTTTAGAATGCCGGGCAATGGCATCACAGGGAAATTACCAGAATCGGCAGGAAAGCTCTCTAGCTTGTGGGAGCTTGATTTATCCAAGAACAACATCAATGGAACATTGCCAAAAGGCATGGGGAATTTATGCAAGTTACAGACGTTAGATTTTACAAGCAATTCTATCAGTGGAGGCATTGATGATCTTATTGATGGATTGTCTAAATGCAGGGAGAACAAGTATGGTTCTGCTTCAGAAAGTAGTGAGGGTCTAACAACATTGCGTCTGGGAAACAACAAGCTGAATGGAACAGTTCCAGAGAAGATAGGCCAATTATCTAAACTGAGTGTACTGCATCTCTCTTCAAATTCTTTGATGGGTGTCTTAACTGAATCTCATTTTGCTAATCTTACAAACTTAGCATATTTGGACTTCTCTTACAACTCGTTGCAATTGAATGTAAGTGAGAATTGGAAGCCGCCTTTTAATTGCAAGACCATCAGAATGTGTTCTTGCAAAGTAGGCCCTATTTTCCCCACTTGGGTTAAAACTCAAACACAATTAGGTGACCTCTGTTTATCAGATGCTGGAATTTCAGGCAACATCCCCGCATGGTTTTGGGATCTAAGTTCCACTACTCAGTATTTACTCAAtctatcaaataataatttggaGGGAAGGCTACCGACTTCTTtgaaaaattacattttcagtCTCATTGATATGAGTTCAAACAAATTTGAAGGCCCATTACCTGAGCTTAATCCCACTGCATTGTTTGTTGTCGATCTCACCAACAACACATTCTCTGGGTCTATTCCTTCTTACTTTGCTGCTGCTACTCACATTCAAGTTTTCTCTTTGTCAGATAATCATGTTAATGGCAGCATTCCATCGTTCTTCTGTAAACTTACTACCTTGACACTCTTTGATGTATCGAATAATGATATGTCTGGAGCACTTCCCAACTGCTGGAATGTAGCATCAGCGTTGGAAATTATTGATCTATCTGACAATaatttcactggtaaaattccTGGTGGCCTTATGTCCTTTACCAATCTCCAATCCTTACATTTGAGAAATAATGGCTTCTCTGGAGATCTCCCCTTGTCCTTGAAAATGGCCAACAAGTTGGTCACCCTCGACATTGGTGAAAACAAACTCTCAGGTAGCATCCCAACATGGTTTGGAGAAAGCCTTTCATCTTTAATAGTGCTTCGCATGAGATCAAATTTATTTGAAGGTGTCATCCCAGAGCAATTATCAAAACTCTCCTCTCTTCAAATACTGGACCTTGCACACAACAACCTATCAGGTTGCATTCCTCATTCTTTTGGTGATTTCAAAGCCATGGCAGTCACCAATCACTACAAATGGTGGTCTTTGCTCTCCATTTTCAGTGAGGTCTTTTCTCCTTATTCTATATATGGTAGTGCTCCAGATAGCTTTGCTTACTCTGAATCTCTCTTGATAAGTGCAAAGGGCCTCCAAATGGAATACTCCAAGGTTCTTTCATTAGTCACAAGCATGGACTTATCAAACAATAAGCTTTCATGTGAGTTGCCTGAAGAACTGACCAAACTGCATGGGCTCCATTTCTTGAATCTTTCTCACAACCATTTCAATGGAAAGATACCACAAAGCATTAATGATATGGAACAGTTGGAATCACTTGATTTGTCAGAGAACAATTTATTTGGCACCATTCCTTCAGGCATGTCTACATTGAATTTCTTGGGTTATTTGAACCTATCGCATAACAATTTGTCGGGAAAAATTCCATCAGGCGGCCAACTTCAGACTTTCGATCCATCAGCCTACAATTGGAATCATGATCTCTGTGGATCCCCTCTTCAGAATTGTGCTAATGAGACACATTATTCCCAAGGTGCTAATGAGAAAGAAGGAAAGGAAGATTGGTCAGAGATGTTATGGCTTTACATAGGTCTTGCAATGGGATTCATAACTGGCTTCTGGATGATCATCGGTACCATTATTATGAAGAAATCAATAAGAATTGCTTATTTCCGAACCATTGACAAAGTGTATGATTATCTATATGTGAAGATGGTTTTGTACTCTCGAAGATTCAAATCAACTTTCTCAAGGAGGAACTAA